Within uncultured Roseibium sp., the genomic segment TGCAGGCCACGGCAAGGAGCTTGCCCTTCAGTGGTGTTCGACCTGCCACCTTGTCTCCAACGATCAGGACACGGCCAGCGGCGCGTCCCTGCCGAGTTTCTTCGACATTGCCAGGGATCCGGGCTTCAGTGAAGACGGGCTGAAGACCTTCCTTGCCGATCCGCATCCCAAGATGCCGAACATGACCCTTTCGAACGGCGAGATCG encodes:
- a CDS encoding cytochrome c; the encoded protein is MTGWNTLKRTGFAAIITAAAASPGFAANAGHGKELALQWCSTCHLVSNDQDTASGASLPSFFDIARDPGFSEDGLKTFLADPHPKMPNMTLSNGEIADIARYISSLSN